A single region of the Solwaraspora sp. WMMD406 genome encodes:
- a CDS encoding HAD-IC family P-type ATPase, producing the protein MLERPAATISSVRRRRMAHARHAWAYDGHAHLEISTDDDGRAIADVPALERALEAVDGIHWAAWNGALCRMVVRFDPDVISGSELVAALGTAERRINPQAVGNTHVDASLGNAVSLAGDLIGAGAGILGRLLRLPAMPNEIAALPAAFEHVPQLRSRLRRILGPVGADLGQALFATAVAAASQRPLTSLTDAVLRAGLIAENSAYHDVWASRVHELHRDAASSRAAVLPPTARPRPLPDGPIERYAQRMSTLTLVAAGILTVLPGGRQRAARVTAVASPRSARTGRDAYAGQLGRTLARQGVVVREAAALRRLDRIDTVVVDASLLLTGRTLITTVLPVTGTEQQARDQATRLLDGDGGGADGWALTSPRRLATPAPADLVDHAHAAHAAGTDDGTIGDELLALSRHGELVALVRTTAELDPLAAAVTASARRVGRLLIAGHSTTPQAGTGTVAGSALAARFHAEGTVAGGGKLAASVRTLQQAGHGVVLISARNDVALADADCGIGIIRDADRRPPWGAHLICGSGLDSAWLVLEGAVLARAVSARSAGRAMLGSVAAAALGVLDGTPRGGARALLIDNIAGLINLGAGYWAARELGRRPLPVADSQVPWHEMSAEQVLRMLDSSADGLSDDQARQRLGEQDADDTESDRPRGLWRAAAAELDTPLTAPLAAGAGVSAFTGSTVDAVMVLSVITANALLAGAQEVTAGRALRRLLRASALRVRLRRDGSQRIGPAQELVVGDLICLEPGDSVAADCRLITATGLEMDESNLTGESVPVSKSAAGSGATAIAERTSMVYAGTTVAAGTATAVVVATGRSTEAGRSAHQVRDEAPPGGVQARLRQITAASVPAALAAAVATLGSGLLRGRLAESVNSSVALAVAAIPEGLPFVATAAQLSASKRLSRHNILIRDPRAMEALGRVDVICFDKTGTLTQGSIGLHSVSDGLRGEPVDALTAGHRHILAAALRATPVPDGDQKLPHPTDQAVVTGAQDHGVGIRDGADGWQLVAELPFEPGRGFHAVLGAGPSGATICVKGAPETVLPRCVDWRRGDEVVPMDEAHRRDVEAEIDRLARNGLRVLAVADRDASQRRDLADDRVDRLVLRGLLGLADPPRDSAAEAVRRLRQAGITVVMLTGDHPSTAESIGAHLGLLNGSEVVTGAQLDATSDEDLADLVARTAVFARVSPAHKVAVVRALRQAGRVVAVTGDGANDAPAIRLADVGIALGDHGTSAARQAADMIVVDGRIESIAEGVTEGRAMWVSVREALALLLGGNLGEILFSVGSSLISGQQALNPRQILFVNLMTDLLPAITVAARPPRGVTPDELAREGPESSLGVSLNQEVARRAAATALATTGGWLAARLTGTPARASSVALAGLVAAQLAQTAVAAKGDPLVLGAAGVSMGALFGVVQTPVVSQFFGCRPLGPVGWSIVGGSAVAGAGLGLLPLERIQRLRRTRMGRFTVDATRPLRTRRVRRTAPRTAHGLRPVGDRAFQAT; encoded by the coding sequence ATGCTGGAGCGTCCGGCAGCCACCATCTCATCGGTGCGACGCCGCCGGATGGCGCACGCCCGGCATGCCTGGGCCTACGACGGACACGCCCATCTGGAGATCAGTACGGACGACGACGGTCGAGCCATCGCCGACGTACCGGCGCTGGAGCGCGCGCTGGAAGCCGTCGACGGAATCCACTGGGCGGCCTGGAACGGCGCCCTGTGCCGGATGGTCGTCCGGTTCGACCCCGACGTGATCAGCGGCAGCGAGTTGGTCGCCGCGCTGGGCACGGCGGAACGCCGAATCAACCCCCAGGCGGTCGGCAACACCCATGTCGACGCCAGCCTCGGCAACGCCGTCTCATTGGCCGGTGACCTGATCGGCGCCGGGGCCGGAATCCTCGGCCGACTCCTACGGCTGCCGGCCATGCCGAACGAGATCGCCGCCCTACCGGCGGCCTTCGAACACGTCCCGCAACTCCGGTCCCGACTCCGTCGGATCCTCGGACCTGTCGGTGCCGACCTCGGACAGGCACTGTTCGCCACCGCCGTGGCCGCCGCGAGCCAACGACCGCTGACCAGTCTCACCGACGCCGTCCTGCGCGCCGGGCTGATCGCCGAGAACTCCGCCTACCACGACGTCTGGGCCAGCCGGGTCCACGAATTACACCGCGACGCGGCCAGCAGCCGGGCCGCCGTCCTGCCACCGACGGCGCGGCCCCGGCCACTGCCCGACGGGCCGATCGAGCGGTACGCCCAGCGGATGAGCACCCTCACCCTGGTGGCCGCCGGTATCCTCACCGTGCTGCCCGGGGGGCGGCAACGCGCCGCCCGGGTCACGGCGGTCGCGTCACCCCGCAGCGCCCGCACCGGCCGCGACGCCTACGCCGGGCAACTCGGCCGTACCCTGGCTCGCCAGGGTGTCGTCGTCCGCGAGGCGGCGGCGCTGCGCCGGCTCGACCGGATCGACACCGTGGTCGTCGACGCGTCGCTGCTGCTGACCGGCCGGACCTTGATCACCACCGTGCTCCCCGTGACCGGGACCGAACAACAGGCCCGCGACCAGGCGACCCGCCTGCTCGACGGCGACGGTGGCGGAGCCGACGGCTGGGCCCTGACCAGCCCGCGCCGGCTCGCCACCCCGGCTCCGGCGGACCTGGTCGACCACGCCCACGCCGCCCACGCCGCCGGGACGGACGACGGCACCATCGGCGACGAACTACTCGCCCTGAGCCGCCACGGTGAACTGGTCGCGCTGGTACGAACCACCGCCGAACTCGACCCGTTGGCCGCCGCGGTGACCGCGAGCGCCCGGCGGGTCGGCCGACTGCTGATCGCCGGACACTCCACCACACCGCAGGCCGGCACGGGCACCGTCGCCGGCAGCGCACTCGCCGCCCGCTTCCACGCCGAGGGCACCGTCGCGGGCGGCGGCAAACTGGCCGCGTCGGTACGGACCCTGCAGCAGGCCGGACACGGCGTGGTGTTGATCTCCGCCCGAAACGACGTGGCGCTGGCCGACGCCGACTGCGGAATCGGCATCATCCGCGACGCCGACCGACGCCCGCCCTGGGGTGCCCACCTGATCTGCGGATCGGGACTGGACAGCGCCTGGCTGGTCCTGGAAGGAGCTGTCCTGGCCCGGGCGGTCAGCGCCCGCAGCGCCGGGCGGGCGATGCTCGGCTCGGTCGCCGCCGCCGCGCTCGGGGTACTCGACGGCACGCCCCGTGGCGGCGCACGGGCGTTGCTGATCGACAACATCGCCGGGTTGATCAACCTCGGGGCCGGTTACTGGGCCGCACGTGAGCTCGGTCGCCGACCACTACCGGTGGCCGACAGCCAGGTCCCGTGGCACGAGATGTCCGCCGAGCAGGTGCTGCGTATGCTCGACAGCTCCGCCGACGGGCTCAGCGACGACCAGGCCCGCCAGCGGCTGGGCGAGCAGGACGCAGACGACACCGAGTCGGACCGACCACGCGGGCTGTGGCGGGCGGCGGCGGCCGAACTCGACACCCCGCTGACCGCACCGCTGGCCGCCGGCGCCGGGGTATCCGCGTTCACCGGTTCCACCGTCGACGCCGTCATGGTGCTCTCGGTGATCACCGCGAACGCGCTGCTCGCCGGAGCGCAGGAGGTGACCGCCGGGCGGGCGCTGCGCCGGCTGCTGCGCGCCAGCGCGCTGCGGGTACGGCTGCGGCGCGACGGCAGTCAACGGATCGGCCCCGCCCAGGAACTCGTCGTCGGCGACCTGATCTGCCTCGAACCGGGCGACTCCGTGGCGGCCGACTGCCGCCTGATCACCGCAACCGGCCTGGAGATGGACGAGTCCAACCTCACCGGGGAGTCCGTCCCGGTGAGCAAGTCGGCCGCCGGTAGCGGCGCGACGGCCATCGCCGAACGCACCAGCATGGTCTACGCCGGCACCACGGTCGCCGCCGGCACCGCCACGGCCGTGGTGGTGGCCACCGGACGATCCACCGAAGCCGGTCGCAGCGCCCACCAGGTACGCGACGAGGCCCCACCGGGTGGAGTCCAGGCCCGGCTGCGGCAGATCACCGCCGCGTCCGTACCAGCTGCCCTGGCCGCCGCGGTCGCCACCCTCGGCAGCGGACTGCTGCGGGGGCGGCTCGCCGAATCCGTCAACTCGTCGGTCGCCCTCGCCGTCGCCGCCATCCCCGAAGGACTCCCCTTCGTCGCCACCGCGGCGCAGCTCAGCGCCAGCAAACGCCTCTCCCGGCACAACATCCTGATCCGCGATCCGCGGGCGATGGAAGCTCTCGGCCGGGTCGACGTCATCTGCTTCGACAAGACCGGCACCCTGACCCAAGGCTCGATCGGTCTGCACAGCGTTTCCGACGGCCTGCGCGGCGAGCCGGTCGACGCGCTGACCGCCGGTCACCGACACATCCTGGCCGCAGCGCTGCGCGCCACGCCCGTACCGGATGGTGATCAGAAGTTGCCGCACCCCACCGACCAGGCGGTGGTCACCGGCGCACAGGACCACGGCGTCGGAATCCGCGACGGCGCGGACGGCTGGCAACTCGTCGCCGAGCTGCCGTTCGAGCCGGGACGGGGCTTCCACGCGGTTCTCGGCGCCGGTCCCTCCGGCGCGACGATCTGCGTCAAGGGCGCGCCGGAGACGGTCCTGCCGCGCTGCGTCGACTGGCGACGCGGTGACGAGGTGGTCCCGATGGACGAGGCGCACCGCCGCGACGTCGAAGCGGAGATCGACCGCCTTGCCCGTAACGGGCTGCGGGTACTCGCGGTCGCCGATCGCGACGCCTCGCAGCGGCGTGACCTCGCCGACGACCGGGTCGACCGGCTGGTCCTGCGCGGACTACTCGGACTGGCCGACCCGCCACGCGACAGCGCCGCCGAAGCCGTACGCCGGCTCCGTCAGGCGGGCATCACCGTGGTGATGCTGACCGGAGACCACCCCAGCACGGCCGAGTCGATCGGCGCACACCTCGGACTGCTCAACGGCAGCGAGGTGGTGACCGGTGCCCAACTGGACGCGACGAGTGACGAAGACCTCGCCGACCTGGTCGCCCGTACGGCGGTGTTCGCCCGGGTCAGCCCGGCCCACAAGGTCGCGGTGGTCAGGGCGTTGCGCCAGGCCGGACGAGTGGTCGCGGTCACCGGTGACGGAGCCAACGACGCACCCGCCATCCGGCTCGCCGACGTCGGAATCGCGCTCGGCGATCACGGCACCAGCGCCGCCCGGCAGGCGGCGGACATGATCGTCGTCGACGGCCGGATCGAAAGCATCGCCGAGGGGGTGACCGAAGGCCGGGCCATGTGGGTGTCCGTACGCGAGGCGCTGGCCCTGCTCCTCGGCGGCAACCTCGGCGAGATCCTCTTCTCGGTGGGCAGTTCGCTGATCTCCGGCCAGCAGGCACTCAACCCACGTCAGATCCTCTTCGTCAACTTGATGACCGACCTGCTGCCCGCGATCACCGTCGCCGCGCGTCCGCCACGCGGGGTCACCCCGGACGAACTCGCCCGGGAGGGACCGGAGTCGTCACTGGGCGTGAGCCTCAACCAGGAGGTCGCCCGGCGGGCGGCGGCCACGGCACTGGCGACCACGGGCGGCTGGCTCGCCGCCCGGCTGACCGGAACCCCGGCCCGGGCCAGCAGCGTCGCCTTGGCCGGTCTGGTGGCCGCGCAACTCGCCCAGACCGCGGTGGCCGCCAAAGGTGATCCCCTGGTGTTGGGTGCCGCCGGAGTGTCGATGGGTGCCCTGTTCGGTGTGGTGCAGACCCCCGTGGTCAGCCAGTTCTTCGGCTGCCGGCCGCTGGGGCCGGTCGGCTGGTCCATCGTGGGCGGATCGGCGGTGGCCGGCGCCGGGCTGGGTCTGCTGCCGTTGGAACGCATCCAGCGGTTGCGGCGCACCCGGATGGGGCGGTTCACCGTCGACGCCACGCGTCCGCTGCGGACCCGCCGGGTCCGGCGGACGGCACCGAGGACGGCGCACGGCCTACGACCGGTCGGCGACCGTGCGTTCCAGGCCACTTGA
- a CDS encoding DUF1345 domain-containing protein yields MVCPGLGTGLTVGIVESALLGPLAGWAVTAAAYLALRWPAIWRSNAAATARAVDQVDPGRLLADTVLVGAALASLLAVVVVLGAPRVAHDPKSTWHIALSVLGVVLSWAVIHEVFTGRYARLYYGDRAGGIDFHQDQPPRFSDFAYLAFTIGMTFQVSDPQLTSSPMRRAVLCHAVLSFLFGAVIIAVLINLIGGLVR; encoded by the coding sequence GTGGTCTGCCCTGGGCTCGGCACCGGACTCACCGTCGGAATAGTCGAATCCGCGCTGCTGGGACCGTTGGCCGGCTGGGCCGTCACCGCCGCTGCCTACCTGGCGTTGCGCTGGCCGGCGATCTGGCGGTCAAACGCGGCGGCCACCGCCCGCGCGGTCGACCAGGTCGACCCGGGCCGGCTCCTGGCGGACACCGTACTCGTCGGTGCCGCACTGGCAAGCCTGCTCGCGGTCGTGGTGGTGCTCGGCGCCCCCCGAGTGGCGCACGATCCGAAAAGCACCTGGCACATCGCGCTGAGTGTGCTCGGCGTCGTACTCTCCTGGGCCGTGATCCACGAGGTGTTCACCGGCCGGTACGCCCGGCTGTACTACGGCGACCGCGCCGGCGGCATCGACTTCCACCAGGACCAACCGCCCCGATTCAGCGACTTCGCCTACCTCGCATTCACCATCGGGATGACCTTCCAGGTCTCTGATCCCCAGCTCACCAGCAGCCCGATGCGCCGCGCGGTGCTCTGCCACGCGGTGCTGTCGTTCCTGTTCGGCGCGGTCATCATCGCGGTGCTGATCAACCTGATCGGCGGCTTGGTACGGTGA
- a CDS encoding redoxin domain-containing protein, protein MWRDRIIAVALVAVVLVVTGCGPGPSAADRPVSAGSTAPGHVDARPSAAEVPDPLPAYLTFTAPTLDDATFDGRSLAGRPAVLWFWAPWCAMCAGQASSVASVADEYGGRLSVVGVAGLGEEAAMRDFVEEFDLYGFPHLRDTDGAVWREFEITEQSWYVFLDADGTMVHRGWLDSLQFDQQVAELAR, encoded by the coding sequence GTGTGGCGTGACCGGATCATCGCTGTCGCGTTGGTCGCGGTGGTGTTGGTGGTGACCGGATGCGGGCCTGGTCCGAGCGCGGCCGATCGACCGGTCTCGGCGGGTTCCACCGCCCCCGGTCACGTCGACGCTCGGCCGTCGGCCGCCGAGGTTCCCGATCCGCTGCCGGCGTATCTGACCTTCACCGCGCCGACGCTCGACGACGCGACCTTCGACGGCCGGAGCCTGGCCGGCCGACCAGCGGTGCTCTGGTTCTGGGCACCGTGGTGTGCGATGTGCGCGGGACAGGCGTCGTCGGTCGCCTCGGTCGCCGATGAGTACGGCGGGCGCCTGTCGGTCGTCGGCGTGGCCGGCCTGGGCGAGGAGGCCGCGATGCGCGACTTCGTCGAGGAGTTCGACCTGTACGGTTTTCCGCACCTGCGGGACACCGATGGCGCGGTGTGGCGCGAGTTCGAAATCACCGAGCAGAGCTGGTACGTGTTCCTCGACGCCGACGGCACGATGGTGCACCGGGGCTGGCTGGATAGTCTGCAGTTCGATCAGCAGGTGGCCGAGTTGGCCCGCTGA
- a CDS encoding NADH-quinone oxidoreductase subunit NuoF family protein has translation MRAAPVPPVATIGPPRLTAGFEEFGRLDLRAHEEVHGGVGPLSVADLIRLAEAIELRGRGGAGFPFHRKVQAVVDSAEKQDKPVVVVVNATEGEPASWKDKVLLTRAPHLILDGAALAAFALDAEEIVIGVADDGVGGASLSAALAERRMPAPTSIVTVPHRFISGEGGALVRGINGLPHIPPGVKVRASDSGVSGLPTLLSNAETYSQLAVAARLGPYEFAALGLPDEPGTVLLTIGGSAARPAVVECPTGTPLLDILELCEAPVGPGLLIGGFHGKWITPEAVATVEVSRQGFTRVGGTLGAGITVPLGEGTCPLGEVARVVHYLAGESAGQCGPCRLGLPDLARAVDSLVIGSAAVDVVRAAASVVKGRGACSHPDGTSRFAISALEVFAEDLAAHAQGDGCGKQVKGILPLPADAPSGGTKRLSVDWTRCDGHGLCAHVVPEFIRLDANGYPAFPPSPVPVWLEPGARKAVNMCPALALRLG, from the coding sequence TTGAGAGCGGCACCGGTTCCCCCCGTAGCCACCATCGGCCCGCCTCGGCTCACCGCCGGCTTCGAGGAGTTCGGGCGGCTCGACCTGCGGGCGCACGAGGAGGTGCACGGCGGGGTCGGACCGTTGTCGGTGGCCGACCTGATCCGGCTGGCCGAGGCGATCGAGCTACGTGGCCGCGGCGGTGCGGGCTTCCCGTTCCACCGCAAGGTCCAAGCGGTGGTCGACTCCGCCGAGAAGCAGGACAAGCCCGTCGTGGTCGTGGTCAACGCCACCGAAGGCGAACCGGCGAGCTGGAAAGACAAGGTCCTGCTCACCCGCGCGCCGCACCTCATCCTCGACGGCGCCGCGTTGGCCGCCTTCGCGCTCGACGCCGAGGAGATCGTGATCGGCGTCGCCGACGACGGTGTCGGTGGTGCGTCACTCTCCGCCGCCCTGGCCGAACGTCGGATGCCCGCGCCGACCAGCATCGTCACCGTCCCGCACCGATTCATCTCCGGAGAGGGAGGTGCCCTGGTACGCGGGATCAACGGGTTGCCGCACATCCCGCCCGGGGTGAAGGTCCGGGCCAGTGACTCCGGAGTCAGCGGTCTGCCGACGCTGTTGTCCAACGCGGAGACCTACTCGCAGCTGGCGGTTGCGGCCAGACTCGGACCGTACGAGTTCGCCGCGCTCGGTCTGCCCGACGAACCGGGGACGGTGCTGCTCACCATCGGCGGGTCGGCGGCCCGGCCGGCGGTGGTGGAATGTCCGACCGGCACACCGCTGCTCGACATCCTGGAGCTGTGTGAGGCACCGGTCGGACCCGGGCTGTTGATTGGTGGATTCCACGGGAAGTGGATCACACCGGAGGCGGTGGCCACCGTGGAGGTGTCCCGTCAGGGTTTCACCAGGGTCGGTGGCACGCTCGGGGCGGGGATCACCGTTCCGCTCGGCGAAGGAACCTGCCCACTGGGTGAGGTCGCGCGAGTGGTGCACTACCTTGCCGGAGAGTCTGCCGGCCAGTGCGGCCCGTGTCGGCTCGGCCTGCCGGACCTGGCCCGGGCGGTCGACTCCCTGGTGATCGGCAGCGCGGCGGTCGACGTGGTGCGGGCGGCGGCGAGCGTGGTCAAGGGTCGCGGTGCCTGCAGCCACCCGGACGGCACCTCACGGTTCGCGATCTCCGCCCTGGAGGTCTTCGCCGAGGACCTGGCCGCGCACGCTCAGGGCGACGGGTGCGGCAAGCAGGTCAAGGGAATCCTGCCGTTGCCCGCCGACGCGCCGTCCGGTGGCACCAAACGGCTCAGCGTCGACTGGACCCGCTGCGACGGGCACGGGCTCTGCGCCCATGTGGTTCCGGAGTTCATTCGGCTCGACGCCAACGGATACCCGGCGTTCCCGCCGTCCCCGGTGCCGGTGTGGCTCGAACCGGGTGCCCGCAAGGCGGTCAACATGTGTCCGGCGCTGGCGTTGCGCCTCGGGTGA
- a CDS encoding TIGR03618 family F420-dependent PPOX class oxidoreductase, protein MSAPEAPDPLTPDLLAFWQERHLCTLTTLRRDGSPHVVPVGVTFDPDTGTARVITSGRSRKAAHVRAAGPAGARVSVCQVDGRRWSTLEGRAWVRDDPQAVRDAEQRYARRYRVPRPNPDRVVIEIAIDRRLGSL, encoded by the coding sequence ATGTCCGCGCCCGAAGCACCTGACCCGTTGACCCCGGACCTGCTCGCCTTCTGGCAGGAACGACATCTGTGCACGCTGACCACGTTGCGCCGCGACGGCAGCCCGCACGTGGTGCCGGTCGGAGTGACCTTCGACCCGGACACCGGCACCGCCCGCGTGATCACCTCGGGACGGTCCCGCAAGGCCGCTCACGTCCGTGCGGCCGGCCCGGCCGGCGCCCGGGTTTCCGTCTGCCAGGTCGACGGCCGGCGCTGGTCCACGCTCGAAGGCCGGGCCTGGGTGCGCGACGACCCGCAAGCCGTACGGGACGCCGAGCAGCGGTACGCCCGCCGCTACCGGGTTCCCCGGCCCAACCCCGACCGGGTCGTGATCGAGATCGCGATCGACCGCCGCCTCGGCAGCCTATGA
- a CDS encoding pirin family protein: MSTETSGSIRYNATVVAGAQPESILLPGHDVPLGRYTTVRRLLPQRPRRMVGAWCFVDHFGPDDVAGRPGMQVPPHPHTGLQTVTWLVDGEILHQDSLGSVQPIVPGQLNLMTAGHGIAHSEQSPPDHPPVMHGLQLWVALPESARHGAPRFEHHAALPQVTADDARITVVVGEYAGARSPAEMASPIVGAQIDIDTDAPVALTLRDDFEYALLAMSGTARVDGVELAPGGLLYLGEGRSASTVTAGGAARLFLLGGEPFDEPLVMWWNFVARSHEELVAARDDWAAGRRFGTVTGCVVTPLPAPEMPTTRIKARDRHGRTVD; the protein is encoded by the coding sequence ATGAGTACGGAGACGTCGGGAAGCATCCGGTACAACGCGACCGTGGTGGCCGGCGCACAGCCGGAGAGCATCCTGCTACCCGGCCACGACGTGCCGTTGGGCCGCTACACGACGGTCCGGCGGCTGTTGCCGCAGCGGCCCCGGCGGATGGTCGGCGCCTGGTGCTTCGTCGACCACTTCGGGCCCGACGACGTCGCCGGCCGGCCCGGCATGCAGGTCCCGCCGCACCCGCACACCGGGCTGCAGACGGTGACCTGGCTGGTCGACGGCGAGATCCTGCACCAGGACAGTCTGGGCAGCGTCCAGCCGATCGTGCCGGGGCAGCTCAACCTGATGACCGCCGGGCACGGGATCGCCCACTCGGAGCAGTCGCCGCCGGATCATCCGCCGGTGATGCACGGGTTGCAGCTGTGGGTGGCGTTGCCGGAGTCGGCCCGCCACGGCGCGCCCCGGTTCGAGCACCACGCCGCACTGCCGCAGGTCACCGCCGACGACGCGCGGATCACCGTCGTGGTCGGCGAGTACGCCGGCGCCCGGTCCCCCGCCGAGATGGCCAGCCCGATCGTCGGAGCACAGATCGACATCGACACCGACGCGCCCGTCGCGCTGACGCTGCGCGACGATTTCGAGTACGCCCTGCTGGCGATGTCCGGCACGGCCAGGGTCGACGGAGTGGAGCTGGCCCCGGGCGGGCTGCTCTACCTGGGCGAGGGCCGGTCCGCGTCGACGGTGACCGCCGGCGGTGCCGCCCGGCTGTTCCTGCTCGGCGGCGAACCGTTCGACGAGCCCCTCGTCATGTGGTGGAACTTCGTCGCCCGCAGTCACGAGGAACTGGTGGCCGCCCGCGACGACTGGGCGGCCGGCCGGCGGTTCGGCACGGTCACCGGCTGCGTGGTCACCCCACTGCCGGCCCCGGAGATGCCGACCACCCGGATCAAGGCCCGCGACCGGCACGGCCGCACGGTCGACTGA
- a CDS encoding MFS transporter produces the protein MSQSPPLGTPFWRFWSAASLANIGDGIRVAAFPLLALSLTGDPLGLAVVATAQTLPWLVAGLAAGALADRVAPRTLLAAADTVRALMLVLLVATVATGTATIALVAACAFGLGVGEAVRDTAGQVAVPKLVPPAALERANGRLTAGTIVGNEFVGPPVGAALFVVGAAVPFAANGASLALAVMLVLSLPLSLARTTTAMAAATTTVTTVGPSIRAGLRWLTRHRTLRALALVVAAVAAADAAWFAIFLLYARDVLGVGALGYGLLLSAGAGGGLAGAFLADRLVAGRRHRLVLAVSLAVTAGVPALLLAVPQIWVAVVVTVVSSGAFAVLNICAATLRQRTVPDGLLGRVTAASKTLIYGAAGGGALLGGALAAGVGLAAPFGFAALVAVVAATGWWLATRGDVPSARPA, from the coding sequence ATGTCACAGTCACCACCGCTCGGCACGCCGTTCTGGCGGTTCTGGAGCGCCGCCAGCCTGGCCAACATCGGCGACGGGATCCGGGTCGCCGCGTTCCCGCTGCTGGCCCTGTCGCTGACCGGGGATCCGCTCGGACTGGCCGTCGTCGCCACCGCGCAGACCCTGCCCTGGCTCGTCGCCGGGCTGGCCGCCGGTGCGCTCGCCGACCGGGTCGCACCCCGTACGCTGCTCGCCGCCGCCGACACGGTGCGTGCCCTGATGCTGGTGCTCCTGGTCGCGACGGTGGCCACCGGCACCGCCACGATCGCGCTGGTCGCCGCCTGCGCTTTCGGTCTCGGCGTCGGCGAGGCGGTGCGGGACACCGCCGGCCAGGTGGCGGTGCCGAAACTGGTGCCGCCGGCCGCGCTGGAGCGGGCCAACGGCCGGCTCACCGCCGGCACCATCGTCGGCAACGAGTTCGTCGGCCCACCGGTCGGCGCCGCGCTGTTCGTCGTCGGCGCGGCCGTACCGTTCGCGGCCAACGGGGCCAGCCTGGCGCTCGCCGTGATGCTGGTGCTGTCGTTGCCACTCAGCCTGGCCCGTACCACCACTGCCATGGCCGCCGCCACGACCACCGTCACGACGGTCGGCCCGAGCATCCGGGCGGGGCTGCGTTGGCTCACCCGGCACCGGACGTTGCGCGCCCTGGCGCTGGTGGTCGCGGCGGTCGCCGCCGCCGACGCGGCATGGTTCGCGATCTTCCTGCTGTACGCCCGGGACGTGCTCGGTGTCGGCGCGCTCGGCTACGGCCTGCTGCTGTCCGCCGGAGCCGGTGGCGGGCTGGCCGGCGCGTTCCTGGCCGACCGGCTGGTCGCCGGCCGGCGGCACCGGCTGGTGCTGGCCGTCTCCCTGGCGGTCACCGCCGGAGTGCCGGCGCTGCTTCTCGCCGTACCGCAGATCTGGGTGGCGGTGGTGGTGACCGTGGTCTCCTCCGGTGCGTTCGCGGTGCTGAACATCTGCGCGGCGACACTGCGGCAACGCACCGTACCGGACGGTCTGCTGGGACGGGTGACGGCGGCGTCCAAGACCCTGATCTACGGTGCCGCCGGCGGTGGCGCACTGCTCGGGGGCGCGCTGGCCGCTGGTGTCGGGTTGGCTGCCCCGTTCGGCTTCGCCGCTCTGGTGGCCGTGGTCGCGGCCACCGGCTGGTGGCTGGCCACCCGGGGCGACGTGCCGTCAGCCCGGCCGGCCTGA
- a CDS encoding sugar nucleotide-binding protein produces MRLLVVGGSGFLGREIVRQARRAGHQVAATFHRHPPGGDLDWHALDVRRRDHVARVAATARPDVIVNAAYRQNDWASTADGGAHVALAAGAVAARLVHVSSDAVFAGAAGAYDETCPPDPTTPYGAAKAAAETAVAAITPHAVIARTSLIIGYGESVHEQHVHALAAGVRTGVLFTDDVRCPVHVTDLAAALCELAGSPYSGVHHVAGPDAFSRHHLGVLIARRDGLDPAALPTGLRAASDVPGPAELRLDCARTRARLTTRLRGAHEFLTAARI; encoded by the coding sequence ATGAGGCTTCTCGTGGTGGGCGGCAGCGGATTCCTCGGCCGGGAGATCGTCCGTCAGGCACGGCGCGCCGGGCACCAGGTGGCCGCGACCTTTCACCGCCATCCGCCCGGCGGCGACCTCGACTGGCACGCACTCGACGTCCGCCGCCGCGACCATGTCGCCCGCGTCGCCGCCACGGCTCGACCCGACGTGATCGTCAACGCCGCCTATCGTCAGAACGACTGGGCGAGCACCGCCGACGGCGGCGCGCATGTCGCCCTCGCCGCTGGGGCGGTGGCGGCCCGGCTCGTCCACGTCTCCAGCGACGCGGTCTTCGCCGGCGCGGCGGGCGCCTACGACGAGACCTGCCCACCGGACCCGACGACGCCGTACGGTGCGGCCAAGGCCGCCGCCGAGACGGCGGTCGCGGCGATCACCCCTCACGCCGTCATCGCCCGGACGTCACTGATCATCGGGTACGGCGAGTCCGTCCACGAGCAACATGTGCACGCTCTGGCGGCCGGCGTGCGCACCGGTGTGCTGTTCACCGACGACGTACGGTGCCCGGTGCATGTCACCGACCTCGCCGCAGCACTGTGTGAACTCGCCGGGTCGCCGTACTCCGGGGTCCACCACGTCGCCGGCCCGGACGCGTTCAGCCGGCACCACCTCGGGGTGCTCATCGCGCGCCGCGACGGCCTCGACCCGGCCGCGCTGCCCACCGGCCTCCGTGCCGCCAGCGACGTCCCCGGACCGGCCGAGCTGCGGCTGGACTGCGCCCGTACCCGTGCCCGGCTGACCACCCGACTACGCGGTGCTCACGAGTTCCTCACCGCCGCGCGGATCTGA